A region from the Acyrthosiphon pisum isolate AL4f chromosome A1, pea_aphid_22Mar2018_4r6ur, whole genome shotgun sequence genome encodes:
- the LOC100169271 gene encoding leucine-rich repeat-containing protein 70-like: MRLTWSHKRYCRQRAQHSRTNSSSANTTSTRVFRTRQMNGIRALMTLILMITANSVRSWTCPSDCICLSHTQILCNSGHLTFVPLRDLPKTVEHLSMTKNNLTYLPTDAFTGLRHLRKLTLDTNGIRRVDRFAFRGLGRLRELSIQHTPLESLEKFSFAGLQNVTAILLGYNQISVIHEFAFAGTANIRLILLNNNPLHTVSANAFSGLTNVEHLILPSGIQQLQPDAFNGLDSVGLLKLSFMDLTSLKPHTFRGLSHVHVLSIQDSDLGVIRADAFTGLAHVGSLNLLNNKIDAVQSLTVARENRIRHFRFNGNHVLDSPRRGTFSGLASAASDGFTVVGNHFPCDCHLFRFLDGHPFGNASRDLFTGKNYCISPLELNGQPVAVVDPAVVDKCLQTSVAAPPRTQAGVTTTAVLVAAVVLTSTGSFLHDLAM; encoded by the exons ACAAATGAACGGCATACGAGCTTTGATGACGCTGATTTTAATGATAACTGCCAACTCGGTGCGGTCGTGGACATGCCCTTCGGACTGTATCTGTTTATCGCACAcgcaa ATACTTTGCAACTCCGGACACTTGACGTTCGTGCCGCTGCGCGACTTACCCAAGACCGTAGAACACCTGTCGATGACCAAGAATAACCTGACATACTTGCCCACCGACGCTTTCACCGGTCTCCGGCACTTGCGGAAGCTGACTTTGGACACTAACGGTATACGCCGGGTGGATAGGTTTGCTTTCCGCGGGCTCGGCCGGCTCCGGGAACTATCTATCCAGCACACGCCGCTCGAGTCGCTCGAGAAGTTTTCGTTCGCCGGCCTCCAAAACGTGACGGCCATTCTGTTGGGGTACAACCAGATAAGCGTCATACACGAGTTCGCGTTTGCCGGCACCGCCAACATCAGGCTCATACTGCTCAACAACAATCCGTTGCACACG GTATCGGCCAATGCATTTTCCGGTCTAACCAACGTTGAACACCTCATCCTGCCGTCGGGAATCCAGCAGCTACAGCCCGATGCTTTCAACGGGCTGGACTCGGTGGGACTGCTGAAGCTGTCCTTCATGGACCTGACGTCGCTGAAGCCGCACACGTTCCGTGGTCTCAGCCACGTGCACGTATTGTCTATCCAGGACTCAGACCTGGGCGTAATCAGGGCAGACGCGTTCACGGGCTTAGCGCACGTCGGCAGTCTCAACCTGTTGAACAACAAGATCGACGCGGTGCAGAGCCTGACCGTGGCCCGGGAAAACCGCATCCGGCACTTCCGGTTCAACGGCAACCACGTGCTAGACAGCCCACGGCGGGGCACGTTCTCCGGGCTCGCATCCGCTGCCTCTGACGGGTTCACCGTGGTCGGCAACCACTTCCCGTGCGACTGTCACCTGTTCCGGTTCCTGGACGGCCACCCGTTCGGCAACGCGTCTCGAGACCTTTTTACCGGCAAGAACTATTGCATTTCGCCACTGGAGCTCAACGGACAGCCCGTCGCCGTCGTCGATCCCGCGGTCGTTGACAAGTGCTTGCAGACGTCGGTGGCCGCCCCACCGAGGACTCAAGCCGGCGTTACCACGACTGCGGTCCTAGTTGCAGCGGTTGTCCTCACGTCGACCGGTTCGTTCTTGCACGACTTAGCGATGTGA